From a single Vanacampus margaritifer isolate UIUO_Vmar chromosome 15, RoL_Vmar_1.0, whole genome shotgun sequence genomic region:
- the lrp10 gene encoding low-density lipoprotein receptor-related protein 10 codes for MTTMIHIRIILIYFFAACSRLRLALCFDYCGHAPQVLDSNVGEIRSSAYHTYSYRFGSSYDCWTIKGPVGEPVVLSFSQFSARCRKEWLAIKSSAGGTPLVLCGSKLPPPVEFPGGNITVVHHFLPHIYPVSSFRLNYARDPDSGECPVTSFECLGGRCLPLAWRCNGQVECLGEGDKVGTDEEGCDTEESSPRTPEDGETAERNGAGDSEDQSPAVKSPKDDRTDELLSLLKEKQENELLRETRVTPTPIKWPCGGLLQTFYGTFSPPSSRGPPLLCVWTMDPDDTRPLRLDLQQLVLGTDDTLRVHNGAQGKGDLIKIITSASNYKPVQVESRTGLLSLTYQTRPGSEGCGFNATFHVGSYCPPWEGRCHGASGGCFTQEQRCDGKWDCPETGKDEEGCQGCGRDQFACRIPGQRAAAGGRFAGRPVCYPLSERCNYQLYCADGSDERDCTVCQPGTFHCDSDRCVFESWRCDGQVDCKDRTDELNCTIILPRKVITAATVGSLVCGLLLVIAMGCTCKLYSLRTREYSMFAPVNRHEAQLIQQQAPPSYGQLIAQGIIPPVEDFPTENPNETSSLSLRGILQLLRQDAATSPHRRRRPRFVRRLVRRMRRWGLIPRQPSRPSQAASGGHQPPDAAPQDQEPTLAAPAGSSSSVEAANRPVPHKVSLSTQAPPPASASPPPPPYAPPPPPPAEAPQTPPLAVPPSSPSLSSIFHTLGMSLSLFRASPSPLPGDSMPLSASPSFYSSSSDDDVLLIPLSEDAASEDDVPMLT; via the exons ATGACCACAATGATCCACATTCGCATCATCCTGATTTATTTCTTCGCTG CATGCAGCCGGTTACGTCTGGCGCTTTGTTTTG ACTATTGTGGACATGCCCCTCAAGTGTTGGATAGCAACGTAGGAGAGATCAGGAGTTCTGCTTACCACACTTACTCCTACCGTTTCGGCTCCTCATATGACTGCTGGACCATTAAGGGTCCGGTGGGGGAACCAGTTGTCCTAAG CTTCTCCCAGTTTTCGGCTCGGTGCAGGAAAGAGTGGCTGGCCATCAAATCATCCGCTGGCGGCACGCCGCTTGTTCTCTGCGGCTCCAAATTGCCGCCGCCCGTTGAATTcccgggtggaaacatcactgtggtgcaccacttccTGCCACATATATATCCCGTGTCGTCATTTCGTTTGAATTATGCCAGAG ATCCTGACTCCGGCGAATGCCCTGTGACTTCATTTGAATGCCTGGGAGGCCGCTGCCTGCCCCTCGCATGGCGTTGCAACGGCCAGGTGGAGTGTCTCGGGGAAGGGGACAAAGTGGGCACAGACGAGGAGGGCTGCGACACAGAGGAGAGCTCTCCCAGGACGCCCGAGGACGGCGAAACGGCCGAGAGGAACGGCGCCGGGGATTCAGAGGATCAAAGTCCTGCTGTGAAAAGCCCCAAGGACGACAGGACAGATGAGCTGTTGTCCCTGTTGAAGGAGAAGCAGGAGAATGAACTCCTCAGGGAGACCCGCGTGACACCCACTCCCATCAAGTGGCCCTGCGGAGGACTTCTCCAGACTTTCTACGGGACTTTCTCTCCTCCGTCCTCTCGGGGCCCCCCTTTACTCTGCGTTTGGACTATGGACCCAGATGACACCCGGCCCTTGAGGCTGGATCTGCAGCAGCTGGTGCTGGGGACCGACGACACACTGAGAGTCCACAATGGAGCGCAAGGCAAAGGAGACCTTATTAAAATT ATCACAAGCGCCTCCAATTATAAACCAGTCCAAGTGGAGTCCCGCACCGGCCTGCTATCGCTGACTTACCAGACGCGTCCCGGCTCGGAGGGCTGCGGCTTCAACGCCACGTTCCACGTCGGGAGCTACTGTCCCCCCTGGGAGGGCCGCTGCCACGGTGCTTCCGGGGGCTGCTTCACGCAGGAGCAACGCTGCGACGGCAAGTGGGATTGCCCCGAGACCGGGAAGGATGAGGAGGGCTGCCAGGGCTGCGGCCGCGACCAGTTCGCCTGCAGGATCCCTGGCCAGAGGGCGGCGGCCGGCGGCCGCTTCGCCGGCCGACCCGTGTGTTATCCCCTGAGCGAGCGGTGCAACTACCAGCTGTATTGTGCGGATGGCAGCGACGAGAGGGACTGCACCGTGTGTCAGCCCGGAACCTTCCACTGTGACAGTGACAG GTGTGTGTTTGAGAGCTGGCGCTGCGACGGGCAGGTAGACTGCAAGGACCGCACGGACGAGCTCAACTGCACCATCATCCTGCCGCGCAAGGTCATCACGGCGGCGACGGTGGGCAGCCTGGTCTGCGGGCTGCTGCTGGTCATCGCCATGGGCTGCACCTGTAAGCTGTACTCGCTCCGAACCAGGGAGTACAG CATGTTTGCGCCGGTCAACCGACATGAGGCACAGCTGATTCAGCAGCAAGCACCGCCATCTTACGGTCAGCTGATCGCACAAGGCATTATTCCCCCAGTGGAGGACTTCCCCACGGAAAACCCCAACGAG ACTTCGTCCTTGTCTCTGAGGGGAATCCTCCAGCTGCTTCGCCAGGACGCTGCCACGTCCCCACACCGGAGACGCAGGCCCCGCTTCGTCCGCCGCCTGGTCCGCCGCATGCGGAGGTGGGGTCTGATTCCCAGGCAGCCCTCCAGACCCTCTCAGGCGGCCAGCGGCGGGCATCAGCCACCCGACGCCGCTCCTCAGGATCAGGAGCCGACACTCGCCGCCCCCGCCGGCTCCTCGTCTTCGGTGGAAGCCGCCAACCGGCCCGTGCCTCACAAAGTGTCTCTGTCGACTCAGGCTCCGCCCCCGGCCTCCGCTTCCCCGCCGCCGCCCCCGTacgcaccgccgccgccgccgcccgccgaGGCGCCCCAAACGCCCCCGCTGGCCGTCCCGCCGAGCAGCCCCTCTCTGTCGTCCATCTTCCACACGCTGGGCATGAGTCTGTCTTTGTTCAGGGCGTCGCCCTCGCCCTTGCCCGGCGACTCCATGCCCCTCTCGGCCTCCCCCTCTTTCTACTCGTCGTCTTCGGACGACGACGTGCTACTCATCCCGCTTTCCGAAGATGCCGCTTCGGAGGACGACGTGCCCATGCTCACTTGA